Proteins found in one Thalassomonas actiniarum genomic segment:
- a CDS encoding YggS family pyridoxal phosphate-dependent enzyme encodes MINIKDNLALIEQQISQSCQQASRTKETVALLAVSKTKPGALIEQAYQCGQRAFGESYVQEAVDKIAQLKHLPDICWHFIGPIQSNKTRAIAENFSWVHSIDRVKIARRLNEGRSGHDTPLNVCLQVNISGEASKSGVTVADLDELAEVIANCPHLRLRGLMAIPEKNAPLSSYSKMQNLFRQLQQQYPELDTLSMGMSGDLQAAITNGSTMVRIGSAIFGSREQ; translated from the coding sequence ATGATTAACATTAAAGATAATCTAGCCTTGATTGAACAGCAAATTTCACAAAGCTGCCAACAGGCAAGCCGCACCAAAGAAACGGTAGCGCTGCTGGCGGTCAGCAAAACCAAACCCGGCGCTTTAATCGAACAGGCTTACCAGTGCGGACAACGGGCGTTTGGCGAAAGTTATGTCCAGGAAGCGGTTGACAAGATCGCACAGTTAAAACACTTGCCCGATATTTGCTGGCATTTTATCGGTCCGATCCAGTCCAACAAAACCCGGGCGATTGCCGAAAACTTTTCCTGGGTCCACAGCATCGACCGGGTAAAAATCGCCCGGCGTCTTAACGAAGGCCGCTCCGGCCACGATACTCCGCTAAACGTCTGTTTACAAGTCAATATTAGCGGCGAAGCATCCAAGTCAGGCGTCACGGTAGCAGACCTAGATGAGCTGGCCGAGGTCATCGCCAACTGCCCCCATTTGCGTTTAAGGGGGCTAATGGCGATACCGGAAAAAAATGCGCCACTGTCCAGCTACAGCAAAATGCAGAACTTGTTTAGACAATTACAGCAGCAATACCCCGAGCTCGATACCCTGTCGATGGGCATGTCCGGCGATTTGCAAGCGGCGATAACCAACGGCTCAACTATGGTCCGAATTGGTTCGGCTATTTTTGGTTCAAGAGAACAATAA
- the proC gene encoding pyrroline-5-carboxylate reductase, whose product MNKIAFIGAGNMNRAIIAGLINNGFAPQNIIVSNPSPEKRLALAEEFGIHQTPDNLEAAQFAPTIVLGVKPHLIAGVCLQIRENLDISDKCFISIAAGCTMAQIQAALGGGQSVIRTMPNTPSQLGLGVTGIFASPEVSEAQRDIADEMMKAVGIVMWLDQEKQIDDIIAVSGSAPAYFFLFMEIMEQHAQTLGFSAEDSRKLVQQTALGAAQMVCQNDDSIGQLRENVTSKGGATQAALNQFYQGDLSQLVTKAMDAALQRSQEMAQNNG is encoded by the coding sequence ATGAATAAAATTGCATTCATCGGCGCCGGTAATATGAACCGTGCCATTATCGCCGGCCTGATCAACAACGGCTTCGCCCCACAAAATATTATCGTCTCCAACCCGTCGCCGGAAAAACGTTTGGCGCTGGCTGAAGAATTCGGTATTCATCAGACGCCGGACAACCTGGAAGCGGCCCAGTTTGCCCCCACCATAGTGCTCGGGGTTAAACCTCACCTGATCGCCGGTGTTTGCCTGCAAATCAGGGAAAACCTGGATATTTCGGATAAATGTTTTATCTCTATCGCCGCCGGCTGCACCATGGCGCAAATTCAGGCGGCGTTAGGGGGCGGACAATCGGTGATCCGTACCATGCCTAATACCCCGTCCCAGCTGGGTCTCGGTGTCACCGGCATTTTTGCCTCTCCCGAAGTCAGCGAGGCACAGCGCGATATTGCCGATGAGATGATGAAAGCGGTAGGCATAGTGATGTGGCTGGATCAGGAAAAACAGATTGATGATATCATCGCCGTCTCCGGCTCCGCCCCAGCCTACTTCTTCCTGTTTATGGAAATCATGGAGCAGCACGCACAAACCCTGGGCTTTTCCGCCGAAGACAGCCGCAAGCTGGTGCAACAAACGGCCCTGGGAGCGGCACAGATGGTATGCCAGAATGACGACTCCATCGGCCAGTTGCGAGAGAACGTTACCTCCAAAGGCGGCGCAACCCAGGCAGCCCTGAACCAGTTCTACCAGGGGGATTTATCACAATTAGTTACAAAAGCCATGGATGCGGCATTGCAACGTAGCCAGGAAATGGCGCAAAATAATGGCTAA
- a CDS encoding YggT family protein, with product MEAINYLLDFVFNALVWVLVLRLWLQLVKADFYNPFSQFIVKVSNPMVVPLRRVVPGLGGIDLATLLLAYLVASLKFIVIPLLNSGGFDIPSSMIFGALYLLKQTGVLLFIIMLVMALMSWVVQGYNPTQVIFHQLTEPFLRPIRRIIPNIGGLDLSVLVAFLLLNVINIFIGGAIPVWRML from the coding sequence ATGGAAGCAATTAATTATTTGCTGGACTTTGTCTTTAATGCGCTAGTATGGGTATTGGTGCTGCGATTATGGTTACAGCTGGTGAAAGCGGACTTTTACAATCCCTTCAGCCAGTTTATTGTTAAAGTCAGTAACCCTATGGTAGTGCCGCTGCGCCGGGTGGTTCCAGGGCTTGGCGGGATAGATCTCGCCACCTTATTGCTGGCCTATCTTGTTGCCAGTTTAAAGTTTATTGTTATTCCGCTACTCAATAGCGGAGGATTTGATATCCCAAGTTCCATGATTTTTGGTGCTTTATACCTGCTGAAGCAAACCGGAGTATTGCTGTTTATTATCATGCTGGTCATGGCGTTGATGAGCTGGGTGGTGCAGGGATATAACCCGACCCAAGTGATTTTTCACCAGCTAACCGAACCCTTTTTACGCCCGATCCGCCGGATCATCCCGAATATCGGCGGCCTGGATTTATCGGTATTGGTGGCGTTTCTATTATTAAATGTCATTAATATCTTCATCGGCGGCGCTATCCCTGTGTGGCGCATGCTTTAA
- a CDS encoding DUF4426 domain-containing protein encodes MNFFSRPLLCLLLGLVFTSSASAENMKKIGNLDVHYMAIGATFLTPEIAKAYGIERSRYNGLVNISVLDNSQKNTPAKTVVMMGKARNDLGQIKSLEFREVKEGMAVYYLAQIKYSNEETIHFDIDIIDGTEKHKIKFSQKFYVD; translated from the coding sequence ATGAATTTCTTCTCCCGCCCCCTGCTCTGCTTGCTGCTCGGCTTAGTTTTCACCTCCTCGGCGAGTGCAGAAAACATGAAAAAAATCGGCAACCTTGATGTCCATTACATGGCCATAGGGGCAACATTTTTAACCCCGGAAATCGCCAAGGCTTACGGCATAGAGCGCAGCCGCTATAACGGCCTGGTGAATATTTCCGTGCTCGACAACAGCCAGAAAAATACCCCGGCAAAAACCGTAGTGATGATGGGTAAGGCCCGCAATGACTTAGGCCAGATAAAATCGCTGGAATTTCGAGAAGTTAAAGAAGGTATGGCGGTGTATTACCTGGCACAAATCAAATACTCCAACGAAGAAACCATACATTTTGATATCGACATCATAGACGGCACTGAAAAACATAAGATTAAGTTTTCACAGAAATTCTACGTGGATTAA
- a CDS encoding EamA family transporter, producing MTLKDSILGFLIIFLWGINFVVIAWGLEGMPPLLMGACRFLLVALIGSLFIKPPKMPWKWLLAYGLTLGFGQFAFLFSAMAFGMPAGLASLVLQSQALFTLLFAALLLKEGISPQQLLAMLIACIGLYLVAGGESSQASAMTTLGFILTLAAAMCWGLGNIVNRTINKRGYQANLGLVIWSAWIPPIPFLLASYYFEGGEAIREALFNIQLTTFAALLYLAVAATIIGYSLWSYLLGRYPAAQIAPLTLAVPVVGLAAAGYFLDEVINLQQWLGIVLVMSGLVLNVTGGQLLVFVKKKFSDKKQAETFD from the coding sequence ATGACGTTAAAAGACAGTATTTTAGGATTTTTGATCATTTTCCTCTGGGGCATTAACTTTGTGGTGATTGCCTGGGGGCTTGAAGGCATGCCGCCTTTGCTGATGGGCGCTTGCCGTTTCCTGCTGGTCGCTTTGATCGGCAGTTTATTTATTAAGCCGCCCAAGATGCCCTGGAAATGGTTGCTGGCTTACGGCCTGACTTTAGGTTTTGGCCAGTTTGCCTTTTTATTTTCTGCCATGGCCTTTGGCATGCCGGCAGGCCTGGCCTCGCTGGTGTTGCAATCCCAGGCGTTATTTACCTTGCTCTTTGCCGCCTTATTGTTAAAAGAAGGCATTAGCCCGCAGCAGTTATTGGCGATGCTGATAGCCTGCATAGGCTTGTACCTGGTGGCAGGAGGAGAAAGTAGCCAAGCGAGTGCCATGACCACTTTAGGTTTTATTTTAACCCTGGCTGCGGCCATGTGCTGGGGGCTGGGCAATATCGTCAATCGCACCATCAATAAACGCGGCTACCAGGCTAATCTTGGCCTGGTGATTTGGTCTGCCTGGATCCCGCCGATTCCCTTTTTGCTGGCCAGTTATTACTTTGAGGGGGGCGAAGCGATACGGGAGGCGTTGTTTAATATTCAGCTAACTACATTCGCGGCGTTACTTTATCTGGCGGTTGCTGCCACTATTATCGGTTACAGTTTATGGAGTTATTTATTGGGGCGATATCCCGCTGCGCAAATTGCGCCGCTGACCTTAGCCGTACCTGTGGTAGGATTAGCCGCTGCCGGGTATTTTCTTGATGAGGTGATAAACCTGCAACAATGGTTGGGAATCGTGTTGGTGATGTCCGGGCTGGTGTTGAATGTTACCGGAGGACAGTTGCTGGTTTTTGTCAAAAAAAAATTTAGCGATAAAAAACAGGCTGAAACTTTTGATTAA
- a CDS encoding XTP/dITP diphosphatase: protein MSTIVLATGNKGKVKELSELLAAEQITIVPQSDFQVPDVPETGTTFVENAIIKARHAAKITGKPAIADDSGLEVDALNGAPGVYSARYAGEDASDHDNIVKLLEQLKGVPAEKRTARFHCVLVYMRHSEDPTPVICHGSWEGQITLEKQGEQGFGYDPVFWVEQQQLTSAQLPREVKNQLSHRGQALAQLVKHFGK from the coding sequence ATGTCGACTATCGTCTTAGCCACAGGCAACAAAGGTAAAGTAAAAGAGCTGAGTGAATTATTGGCCGCCGAGCAGATCACTATCGTGCCGCAAAGTGATTTCCAGGTGCCGGACGTTCCGGAAACCGGAACAACTTTCGTGGAAAATGCTATTATCAAGGCCCGCCACGCGGCAAAAATCACCGGTAAACCCGCCATCGCCGACGACTCGGGACTGGAAGTGGATGCCCTTAACGGTGCCCCCGGGGTTTATTCTGCCCGTTATGCCGGTGAAGACGCCAGCGACCATGATAATATCGTCAAATTACTTGAGCAGCTAAAAGGCGTACCGGCAGAAAAAAGAACCGCTCGTTTCCATTGTGTCTTAGTTTATATGCGCCATAGCGAAGATCCCACGCCGGTGATTTGCCATGGTAGCTGGGAAGGTCAGATCACCCTGGAAAAACAGGGCGAGCAGGGCTTTGGTTATGATCCCGTCTTCTGGGTTGAACAGCAACAGCTCACCTCGGCACAACTGCCCAGGGAAGTGAAAAACCAATTAAGCCACCGCGGCCAGGCACTGGCCCAGCTCGTGAAACATTTCGGAAAATAA
- the hemW gene encoding radical SAM family heme chaperone HemW: protein MVLQLPPLSLYIHIPWCVQKCPYCDFNSHALKHDIPEGDYVRELIADLDADIKRFNLSDRPLHSIFIGGGTPSLFSPEAIQSLLNQVLSRFEHKADIEITLEANPGTVEAGKFRGFYQAGVSRLSIGVQSFASDKLIKLGRIHDGSQAAKAAELATQCGVSSFNLDLMHGLPQQSIENALDDLKTAISLNPTHLSWYQLTIEPNTPFYSRPPTLPEDEVLWTIQDQGVALLEAAGYRQYEISAYSREGYQCQHNLNYWKFGDYLGIGCGAHGKITDVKTGEIYRTVKVKHPKGYLEKDRPHLDQLKTVAEEELPFEYMMNRLRLHSPFHLDEFQAYTGLTATIISTLLEQAQQKQLLSNQGQEWQVTTTGHRYLNDLLSLFL, encoded by the coding sequence ATCGTGTTACAATTGCCGCCGCTTTCTTTATACATACATATTCCCTGGTGTGTGCAAAAATGTCCCTATTGCGACTTTAACTCCCATGCCTTAAAACATGATATCCCCGAGGGCGATTATGTCCGGGAGCTGATCGCGGATCTCGATGCCGATATTAAGCGTTTTAATCTGAGCGATCGCCCCTTGCACAGCATTTTTATCGGCGGCGGTACCCCGAGTTTATTTTCTCCCGAAGCGATACAGTCGCTGCTTAACCAGGTCTTATCCCGTTTTGAGCATAAAGCAGACATTGAAATTACCCTGGAAGCCAATCCCGGCACGGTAGAGGCAGGCAAGTTTCGCGGTTTTTACCAGGCGGGGGTTTCCCGTTTATCCATAGGGGTGCAAAGTTTCGCCTCGGATAAGCTGATCAAATTAGGCCGGATACATGACGGCAGCCAGGCCGCCAAGGCGGCAGAGCTTGCCACCCAATGCGGCGTCTCCAGCTTCAACCTCGACCTGATGCACGGCCTGCCGCAACAGAGCATAGAAAACGCCCTGGATGATTTAAAAACCGCCATCAGCTTAAATCCGACACATTTATCCTGGTACCAGCTTACCATAGAGCCCAATACCCCGTTTTATTCCCGCCCGCCGACACTGCCGGAAGATGAAGTTTTGTGGACGATACAGGATCAGGGCGTTGCCTTATTAGAGGCCGCGGGTTACCGCCAATATGAGATCTCCGCCTATAGCCGGGAAGGCTACCAGTGCCAACACAATTTAAATTACTGGAAATTTGGCGACTATCTCGGCATCGGCTGCGGCGCCCACGGCAAGATCACCGATGTTAAAACCGGGGAAATTTACCGCACGGTAAAAGTGAAGCATCCCAAAGGTTACCTGGAAAAAGACCGTCCGCACCTGGATCAGTTAAAAACCGTGGCAGAAGAAGAATTACCTTTTGAATATATGATGAACCGCCTGAGGTTACATTCCCCTTTTCATCTGGATGAATTTCAGGCCTATACGGGATTAACTGCCACGATAATCTCAACCTTACTTGAGCAGGCACAACAAAAACAATTATTGTCCAACCAGGGGCAAGAGTGGCAGGTGACCACAACCGGGCACCGCTACCTCAATGACCTGTTAAGCCTGTTTTTATAA
- the tadA gene encoding tRNA adenosine(34) deaminase TadA, translated as MTENSRAQDKLFMQRAYELAQQAEAMDEIPVGAVIVSGGKIIAEGFNQSICNNDPSAHAEMVAIRQAGQAINNYRMLDCTLYVTLEPCAMCAGLLVHSRIKRLVYASDDKKTGAAGSVFNLVECDQLNHQLEITSGVMQAECSELLSAFFKRRRAEKKAEKRKNK; from the coding sequence ATGACAGAAAACAGCAGAGCACAAGACAAGCTTTTTATGCAGCGCGCCTATGAACTGGCACAACAGGCAGAAGCCATGGATGAAATTCCGGTAGGAGCCGTGATAGTCAGCGGCGGTAAAATCATCGCCGAAGGTTTTAACCAGTCGATTTGCAACAACGATCCCTCGGCCCATGCGGAAATGGTCGCGATACGTCAGGCGGGGCAAGCCATCAATAATTACCGTATGCTCGACTGTACCTTATATGTCACCCTGGAGCCCTGCGCTATGTGCGCCGGTTTATTGGTACACAGTCGGATCAAACGTCTGGTTTATGCCAGTGACGATAAAAAAACCGGTGCCGCCGGCAGTGTCTTTAACCTGGTCGAGTGTGATCAGCTTAATCACCAGCTGGAGATCACTTCCGGGGTGATGCAGGCAGAGTGCAGCGAGTTGTTGTCGGCATTTTTTAAACGCCGCCGCGCAGAAAAGAAAGCAGAAAAAAGAAAAAACAAATGA